GTAGGAAAATCCAGTCTCTTTAACCTCCTTGCTCGGGAGGATAGGGCCATTGTTACCAATATTCCCGGAACAACGAGGGATATCCTTGAAACAGAAATCCAGATCGAAGGCATTCCCTTCCGTCTGATGGATACCGCCGGTATCCGGGAAAGTCACGATATTGTCGAACAAGAGGGGATCCGTCGTACCCAACAGAGTATAGCCCTTTCCGACGTGTGCATTGTACTTTTTGACGGTCAACGAAAACCTTCCGATGAAGACCGAAAAATGGTAGAACTTGTCAAAGACAAACAGACTATTTTTGTTGTCAATAAGGTAGAAGAACCCCATTGTGCTACAATGTATGATTTTCTTCCCGATCCCATTTTGATCTCGGTAAAACATCATCATAACATCGAAAAACTTCACGAGGCACTGGAAAAACAATACACCTCGCTTGGGTACAATCCCCAGGCTGACATCCTTCTCACCAACCAGCGTCAGGAGATGCTTGTCAAACAAACGCTTGAGGCTATTCATGAGGCTCAGGATGCCGTCTCTCACAATGCCTCTGAAGAGTATATCGCCCACCACCTCTACAAGGCAAAACTGCACCTCGAAGAAATTGTCGGAAAAAGCCATCATGAAGCTATCCTTGAGAGGATTTTCTCTCAATTTTGCATAGGAAAATAGGAGCAAGGTATGGTTCGTAACATCCACATGATTCTCGAATATGATGGGGGAAAATACCATGGCTGGCAACGCCAGAACGGCCAAAGTACCGTTCAGGGAAGAATCGAACACGTGCTCAAACAGATGACAGGTGAAGACATAGAACTCATAGGAGCCAGTCGCACCGATGCAGGTGTTCACGCCCTGGGACAGTCGGCAAACTTTTTCTGCCGCTCTTCACTGCCAATCGAAGAGATGGAGGCATACCTGAAACAGTTTCTCCCCGATGATATTCAGGTGATTTCGATTCGAGAGGCAGAGCCCAGATTCCACGCCAGACACCTTGCGATCGGGAAACACTATCGCTACCAGATATGGAATGGGGAGAAAAAAAACATTTTCGAACGACGCTACTACTACCAGATCCGGCAGAAGCTCGACCTGGACGCCATGAGAGAGGTTATTCCTCTCTTAACCGGCACACGGGACTTTCGTATTTTTACCACTGCCCTCTCCAAGGATAAATCTGCTTTCAAGAGACTGGATAGCATCACCATGGAAGTAGAAGGTCCAAAGATTTTTCTCCATTTCAAGGGGGATAGTTTTCTCCACAAAATGGTGCGCATGCTAACAGGGACCCTGATTCAGGTGGGACTCCATGAACTCTCAAAAGAAGATGTTCTCTCCCTTATGCAATCCAGTCGAGAGAAACGCCACATCCTGACGGCTCCACCGCATGCATTGTTTCTCGTCGAGGTATATTATTGAGGACACCTCCTCGAGCTTTTTTGGAAGCAATGAAACTTTCCTCTCTTCTTTTTGCCAAAACGTGATTTTTATGTTATAATATAGTAAGCTCGTATAACAAAGAAAAAAATAAAAGGGAGGCATCTATGAATATCCAGGAACAATTAGAAAAGGCCAAAGAACTCTTAAAGGAACAGGACTACGAAGAGGCTCAAAAGATTTACAATGAGCTCTACCAGAACATGGACGAGGCAACCGCTGATGAGAAAGCTGATATTCTCGCCGGTATGGGCGATTGTCTCAGGGAACAGCTCTACTTTGAAGAAGCTATCCCGTATTATGAAAGGGCTCTCGAGCTTGATCCTATTCACAAGCGTTCTTTGGCCGGAATTGCTGACAGTTACCGTGGACTCAAGGATTGGAACAAAGCCCTGCACTACTGGTTTGAGATTGTACGACTCAATCCTCAGGATTTTCTCATCTATACAAGAATTGCTGATGCGTATCGTAAACTGGGAGATTTTGAACAAAGCGAGAAGTACTATCTTTTGGCTATCGAGCTCAATCCAAGAAACAAGTTTGCCCTCATGGGATTAGGTGATCTCTATTACAAAAACAAGAAATACAATCAGGCACTGGAGTACTGGAAAAAGCTTCTCGATGTCAATCCAAAGTTCATCAACATCTTAACCATGATAGGCAACATCTACCGAAACTGGAAACAATACGACAAAGCCATCGATTATTATCAGAGGGCTCTGGAAATTGATAGAAACAACTTCTATGCTCTCTACGGTATTGCCGACTCACTCCGTGGAAAACGCCGTTTCCGTGATGCTATCAAATACTGGAAAAAAATCCTCGACAAAGAACCAGACAATGACAGGATTCTTACCCGTCTCGGGGATAGTTATATCCGCATTGGAAAGTATGCAGAGGCTTCTGCCATCTATAACAAAGTCCTGGAGAACAGCACCAACAAGTATGCCTTGATTGGGCTTATCCGTATTGAGGTGGAACAAAAACACTACTACAAAGCTGCCCAGCTTTGCGAACAGTACCTTGAACAATTCCCCTCTGACGTAAGGGTTGCTTTACTGCTTGCAAAACTTTACGAAGACAACGGAGACACAGAGAAATCTCTAGGAGTATACGAACGATACCAGAGCATGTTCTCGGGGAGAAAAGACTTTGACTCCAAACTGGCAAGTACAACGCTCGAGCATTTTAAATCCTATATCGATGAGTATACAGAGAATGAATTTGACGATGAGTAGGGTTTTTCTGCTGCTGATAGTGCTCCCTTTGGTGGGATGGGGTATCACTCTTCCCCATTCGACAGTGTTTCCTATGCGAGTGGGTATGAGCGGTGAGCTCACCAATACCAAAGAAGACGTGCTTCGGTGGGAAGTAAAGGGGTTTTCTATTCTTGATAACGAGGATCTCGAATCTGACGTGAGAATCGAATGGCGGCTTTCTCATAAGGGAAGTGTCTCGTTTAGTTATACCCTGAGTTTTGTGGTAACGCTCGAAGGTGAGGTATATCTGGATGCCCTTTCAGATGGAATCCAGAAGAGATCCTTTTTCCCTTCCTTGATTTTGCTAAACACCAATCAGTTTGTTGAAAATGATCTAGGGGAGGGAATTGCGCTGAAAAAACCCGTTTTTGTTGGCCGACTGAAGTGGGGAGGAAAGAAATATACCGACATAGTATCAGCCACCCTCGTCTTTGGAAACCATCACTGGAAGATCTTCTTCTCACGTTCTTTAGGACTGATCGGTATAGATGGAAAACAATCCTATTTTTTGAAGTAGGAAATCCCTATGGAAGACAAAAGGATCACAGAGGCACTTGATATTCTCTCTGAAATACAACGTTTACTCTTCCAACGAAAACGTCTCATGGAGCAATATCTCTCCCTGCCAATGATGCGTGTACTTTTGTGGCTATGGGGGATCGTTTCAACCGCACTGGGAGTATGGCTCTTCATAGATGGCGAAGGGTTTTTGATGTTCTGGAAAAAATTCTCTAGCTGGGGCTTGATACTGCTCATCATACTCTTTGTCGGTACAATCTCCTGGATCAAGATTACCGCCTGGAAGATCCTTTCTCCCTCAGAGTCAGCCATAGAATCTATTTTTTCGGCGCTGGGGAAAGCGCTCCTTTCTATCCTTGCGGTAGAAACGGTGATTTTTGTGGTACTCCATGTATGGATTGTCCTTCATGCCCCGTTGTGGTATCTTTTCCCCTTGTGGGCTATCTGGGTAGGGCTTGTCTATATGATGTATGGGGTATTTCTCTCACTGGGGAGGATAAAGTGGCCTGGAGGATGGTTGATTTTAGGAGGCCTTATCACGCTTTTCTGGTCTCCAACAACGTTTGC
This sequence is a window from Thermospira aquatica. Protein-coding genes within it:
- the truA gene encoding tRNA pseudouridine(38-40) synthase TruA; amino-acid sequence: MVRNIHMILEYDGGKYHGWQRQNGQSTVQGRIEHVLKQMTGEDIELIGASRTDAGVHALGQSANFFCRSSLPIEEMEAYLKQFLPDDIQVISIREAEPRFHARHLAIGKHYRYQIWNGEKKNIFERRYYYQIRQKLDLDAMREVIPLLTGTRDFRIFTTALSKDKSAFKRLDSITMEVEGPKIFLHFKGDSFLHKMVRMLTGTLIQVGLHELSKEDVLSLMQSSREKRHILTAPPHALFLVEVYY
- a CDS encoding tetratricopeptide repeat protein; protein product: MNIQEQLEKAKELLKEQDYEEAQKIYNELYQNMDEATADEKADILAGMGDCLREQLYFEEAIPYYERALELDPIHKRSLAGIADSYRGLKDWNKALHYWFEIVRLNPQDFLIYTRIADAYRKLGDFEQSEKYYLLAIELNPRNKFALMGLGDLYYKNKKYNQALEYWKKLLDVNPKFINILTMIGNIYRNWKQYDKAIDYYQRALEIDRNNFYALYGIADSLRGKRRFRDAIKYWKKILDKEPDNDRILTRLGDSYIRIGKYAEASAIYNKVLENSTNKYALIGLIRIEVEQKHYYKAAQLCEQYLEQFPSDVRVALLLAKLYEDNGDTEKSLGVYERYQSMFSGRKDFDSKLASTTLEHFKSYIDEYTENEFDDE